One Acetobacterium sp. KB-1 DNA segment encodes these proteins:
- the cpaB gene encoding Flp pilus assembly protein CpaB, producing the protein MKNGGKMLIGFFVVVFALLLSWVIVPMGTGMIGNTTTIVRVKETIRVGDQLTERNVEEVEVSGYNLPASAIKSKNEVIGKYSTAKLESGDYVLQSKLVNDMITSGNYMSALDGGKQIVSVTIKDFANGISGKLMPGDVVMILNNAEAAGNRSTVYPELQYVKVLAVTTQTGVDMGGEKLSDDTELPATVTLLVNKAQAQLLTGLEKNGNIVFALMYRGDEDTANQFLQKQEEVFKAGGI; encoded by the coding sequence GTGAAAAATGGAGGGAAGATGCTCATTGGTTTTTTTGTTGTTGTCTTTGCGCTGTTGTTGTCTTGGGTGATTGTGCCCATGGGCACGGGCATGATTGGCAATACAACAACGATTGTACGGGTCAAAGAAACCATCCGGGTGGGGGATCAACTCACCGAACGGAATGTTGAGGAAGTGGAGGTTAGCGGATACAATTTACCGGCTAGCGCCATCAAAAGTAAGAATGAGGTCATTGGCAAGTATTCCACCGCAAAGTTGGAATCGGGAGACTATGTACTGCAAAGCAAGCTGGTTAATGACATGATCACCAGTGGAAACTATATGAGTGCCCTGGATGGCGGAAAACAGATTGTGTCAGTGACGATAAAAGACTTTGCCAATGGAATTTCCGGAAAACTCATGCCCGGGGATGTGGTGATGATTTTAAATAATGCCGAAGCAGCGGGTAACCGCAGCACTGTTTATCCGGAACTGCAATATGTGAAGGTACTGGCGGTGACCACCCAAACCGGGGTGGATATGGGTGGAGAAAAATTATCAGATGATACCGAGCTGCCGGCGACGGTGACGCTGCTGGTCAATAAAGCCCAGGCGCAGCTGCTTACCGGACTTGAAAAGAATGGAAATATTGTCTTTGCCCTGATGTATCGGGGAGATGAGGACACGGCCAACCAGTTTTTACAAAAGCAGGAAGAAGTTTTTAAGGCCGGGGGTATTTAA